From Amycolatopsis sp. YIM 10, the proteins below share one genomic window:
- a CDS encoding LytTR family DNA-binding domain-containing protein: MLVTVSTQEDAPGLLVLAVDDEPHGLSELAHCLENNPHIRRIFTCTDATDALRLLASDDAEVRYRKDRGLAPVDAVFADLNMPGLSGMEMSRVFATLNPAPVLVFVTGHPEEAVNAFDLGAVDYVLKPCKQERLDKAIKRVLQSLQAAPAPAAPPGQEPVKTDDEVIAVELAGNTKLIPRANVRWVEAQGDYARLFTTDGSHLVRIPLAQLEERWEKAGFVRIHRSYLVALQLITELRMGQGGYQVVIGNEEKLLPVSRRHTRELKDRLVGSSRNS; encoded by the coding sequence ATGCTTGTCACTGTGAGTACTCAAGAAGACGCTCCGGGTCTGCTGGTGCTGGCCGTCGACGACGAACCGCACGGGCTGTCCGAACTCGCCCACTGCCTGGAGAACAATCCGCACATCCGGCGGATCTTCACCTGCACCGACGCCACCGACGCACTGCGCCTGCTCGCCTCCGACGACGCCGAGGTGCGCTACCGCAAGGACCGCGGCCTGGCCCCGGTGGACGCGGTGTTCGCCGACCTCAACATGCCCGGCCTGTCCGGCATGGAGATGTCCAGGGTGTTCGCCACGCTGAACCCGGCCCCGGTGCTGGTTTTTGTCACCGGCCACCCCGAAGAGGCGGTGAACGCCTTCGACCTCGGCGCGGTCGACTACGTGCTCAAGCCGTGCAAGCAGGAACGCCTCGACAAGGCGATCAAGCGCGTGCTGCAGTCGTTGCAGGCCGCGCCGGCGCCCGCGGCCCCGCCCGGTCAGGAGCCGGTGAAGACCGACGACGAGGTGATCGCGGTCGAGCTGGCGGGCAACACCAAGCTCATCCCGCGTGCCAACGTGCGCTGGGTCGAGGCGCAGGGCGACTACGCGCGGCTGTTCACCACCGACGGCAGCCACCTGGTCCGGATCCCGCTGGCCCAGCTCGAGGAGCGGTGGGAGAAGGCGGGCTTCGTCCGGATCCACCGGTCCTACCTGGTCGCGCTGCAGCTGATCACCGAGCTGCGGATGGGCCAGGGCGGGTACCAGGTGGTCATCGGCAACGAGGAGAAGCTGCTGCCGGTGAGCCGCAGGCACACCCGTGAGCTGAAGGATCGGCTGGTCGGCTCCTCCCGGAACAGCTAG